In the Enterobacter cloacae subsp. cloacae ATCC 13047 genome, ATACGCCACCACGCTGCGCTCGATGTCGCAAGGGCGCGCGACCTACACGATGGAGTTCCACCATTTTGCGGAAGCACCGCGCAATGTGGCGGATGAGATTATTGCCCGGCGTGCGAAGTAATACGTTCACCCTCTCCCCGATGGGGGGAGGGTATATCAATCCAGCGCCTTCACCATTTTCCCACTCGCCACAAACGTCCCGGCTCCCAGATGGTGCAGGGTATTCAGCTTATCCCCGTCAAACTGCCAGCGTCCGGCGACAAACGCGCGTTCATCGGCGGCGGCTGAAACCACTTCCCCGAATAGCGTATCGTACTTTTCTGCAGCGGATGTAACGGGTAATAACCGGCACTCCATCCACGCCAGACATTTCTCTTCAATGACGGGCAGGCCGAGTGCCGGACCGTTCACCACCGGGATGCCGTAGCAGTTGAATTTGTCTTCGTCGCGCCCGCTAACGCTACCCACCGCGTAGGTCCAGTTGGCGGCGGACACGCCGGGAATGACGATGCCAAATTGCCCGCTGCGTTCAATTAGTTCACGCGACCAGGTGCTTTTATCCACCACAATGGCGATACGCGGTGGTTCAAACTCAACCGGCATCGACCACGCGGCAGCCATAACGTTACGCCTGTCCAGGGTTTCATCCCGACTGGTGATAAGCACGGTGGGACCATGGTTTAAAAGACGGCTGGCATGACGTAATTCAACAGGACGAAAGTGGTTCATAGGGTCTCCTCATTAATAACGATGAGTATGGCGAAAAAGCACGGAAATCAAAGTGGACACGTAAAATTAGTTTATAAACAGAACATCACTGTTAAAGGAAACTGATGCATGTCCCCATTTCTGACTGCCTATTTCGCCCGCATCGGCTGGAAACAACCGGCTACTGTTGATATCGACACCTTGCGCGCGCTGCATTTACATCACAACTGTGCGATCCCGTTTGAGAATATCGATGTCGTTCTGCCGCGCGAAATACAGCTCGACGATCAAAGCCTTGTCGACAAACTTGTTAAGGCGCGTCGCGGGGGGTATTGCTTTGAACAAAATGGCTTGTTTGAGCGCGTGTTGCGCGAAGTTGGGTTTACGGTGCGCAGCGTGCTGGGACGTGTGGTATTAGCGAATCCACCACAAATGCCGCCGCGCACGCATCGCCTGTTGCTCGTCGAACTTAACGGCGAGCGCTGGATTGCCGACGTTGGGTTTGGCGGCCAGACGCTGACGGCACCGATTCGTCTGCTTGCCAACCAAGAGCAGGAGACGCCGCACGGGCTGTATCGTCTGCTGAGCGAGGGGAACGACTGGGTACTACAATTCCGTCACCATGAGCACTGGCAGTCGATGTACCACTTTGACCTGACGACACAATATTTCAGTGATTACGTCATGGGGAATTTCTGGTCGGCGCACTGGCCGCAGTCCCATTTCCGCCATCATCTGCTGATGTGCCGCCATCTGCCTGACGGCGGCAAACTGACGCTGACCAACTTCAACTTTACTCACTGGCAAAAGGGCCATGTAGAGGAGCAGATCCATCTTCCTGATGCTGCGGCGCTGTATCAGTTGATGCAGGAACGCTTCGGGCTGGGTGTTGACGATCCGAAGCACGGTTTTTCCCTGGCAGAGTTGACGGCGGTGATGGCAGGGTTTGAAACTCACGGAAAATAGCCTTCTCGCTATCGGCCACGAAACTCGCGCCGATAGCGAGAAGGCGAGGTGTTATTAAGCCTCCGTGTGCCAGCCAGTATAGAGACCTGGCTGGCGACGGGGATCAAGTCCGGTCTTATTCTGTGACTGGCAGCGCCATAACGTCTTTGGTCGTCATAATCTCGGCAAACACATCGGCAACACCGGCTAATGCCGCACGTTGCAGCGCTTTGTGGTCCACCACGCCACCCTGACCATCATCCAGATCGCGTGTTGCTGTCGCATCTTCAGGGATAATCACGTTATAGCCCAGCGGAACAGCGTCACGTGCGGTAGAGGAAATGCACATGTGCGTCATCAGGCCAATGACTATCACCTTTTTGATCCCTTTTTTCTTTAATTGCGCATCCAGATCGGTGCCAACAAAAGAGCTCGGGGTCGCTTTGGTGATAATGGCTTCGCGTGCAGAAGGCTGTAGGTCTTGATGGAACTTGGCATAAACAGACCCTTCGGCAAACAGCGGGCTATCCTTTGGCGCTATATGGCGCACGAAGTACACCTGCATCCCCTTTTGATGGGCATAGCTAACCAGCTTTTGACTGTTCTTCAGTACCTTATCGCCATCAGGGATCACCATCTGACCACGAAAATTTTTACCTGCGTAATATTCGTTTTGGATATCCACCACGATTAACGCAGTTTGTGAGGCGGATAAAGACGAAGTCGCCGTTGCGCCTGTCATTGCACGAATGGTTTTGCTATTCGTGCCGGTCGTTTCCTGCGCGCTAGCATAAGTGGAAAAAGTGCTCATCATGCCGATCAGCAATGCTGTACGAAAAAATGGTTTCATCACGCGAACTCCTTCTGTGTTGTGTTCGGGAGCCATTATTCCGCACAGTTGCTCACAGTATGAGTCACCTGGAGAACCAATAACGATACTTTTGGGCCATTATGAGACGACATTTCGTGGTGGAATTTTCTTCTGCAAAGCGGCATGCTTCAGCCTTCATCGCCCGGTGGCGGCTACGCCTTACCGGGCCTACAGCCCACGCGGCGGCATCATTCGAAGGCATGTTGATATGGAAATCGTTTTGCGAAATAAATTCAGTTCATTGGGTATGTTGCTGGGAGGAATTGCACTCATTCTCTCAATGCCGGAATTATTCTCGCTGTTATGGCTCTGGGGCTTTCGTTCATCGGAGGGATGTGCAAGGAGAGCCGTTGGGGGATCTCCGGGGCACTTCTTTTCTCCGGGCTAACGCTAACGTTCCATGCTGTGCTACTTGCATTCGGATTGATCGTCGCGGTGCTGTTGCTGTTATTTATTCTCTCTCTGGTAACCGGAGGGGCAGTAAGTTGACATTAAAGCCCGGTGGCGGCTACGCCTTACCGGGCCGACAGGTGCTCGAACGTAGGTCGGGTAAGGCGAAGCCGCCACCCGACAAAATCAACGGCGCGATCTCACCACCTGATACCGACGGGTAAAATACTCAAACGGTGCGCTCCACACGTGCACCAAGCGGGTGAACGGGAAGATAAGGAAAATAGTCATCCCCAGCACCAGATGAACGCGGAAGATGGGGGCAACGCCACTCAACATTTCCGATGAGCCGCCCTTAAACGTCACAATTCCCTGCGCCCAGCCGACCAGCTTCATCATCTCACTTCCGTCAGGATACTGGGCGGAGAAGGGGATGGTGGTCAGCCCCAGAATGCACTGTATCAGCAAGATACTCATGATGATGATATCCGGCGTGGTGGAAGTGGCGCGCACCCGCTGGTTGAACAGGCGGCGAATCAGCAGCATGGACCCGCCAATCAGCGTCAGCACGCCGCAAATCCCCCCTGCAATCATGGCTAACTGCTGCTTAACCGCGACGGGTAAAAACCAGGCATACATCCAGTGCGGGGTTAGCATGCCGAACAGGTGGCCGAAGAAAATCCCCAGGATCCCAATATGAAACAGGTTAGAGGCCCAGTTCATACCGCGTTTGCTGAGCATCTGGCTCGATGAGGCGCGCCAGGTGTATTGCCCGTAGTCGTAGCGCAACCAGCTGCCGAGGAAAAACACGGTGGCGCAGATGTAGGGGTAAATGTCATAGAAAAAGACGTTCAGGTAATGTGTCATTTTGGGCCTCCGGCGCTGACGTCTACGTACTGCGGCGCGACGTCCTGGCTAAAGCGTCGTTGATAGTGCTGCATCGGCGAGCTGTCGCACGATGTGGCGTTGTCTTCGATAAACTTGACCTGTTCCTCTTCCCATACGGCGTCCAGCGCCTGGCGGGTATCATCGCGTTTCTCCGTGGCCACCTGTTTCGCCACGCTGTCGCTGGAAAGCCGCGTTCCGGCCAACACCAGCAGGGCATCAAACAGCTGATAATGCGCCACGCCGCGCTGCTTCAGACGCCCGCCAATCAGCGCCAGGATAGGCGCGACGTTCTGCAATCCTTCGCGCGCCTCGTCGTCCGTAACGATACTGAGGTACTCCAGATAGAGCGGCAGATAGTCCGGCAGTTCGCGGCAGTCGAGCTGTAGCCCGGCTTTCTCATACTGGCCCATCAGGTCGACCATTGCCTGACCGCGATCGCGGGATTCAGCGTGAACATGCTCGAACAGCAGCAGCGAGGTCGCGCGGCCACGCTCAAATACCTCGCACCACTCGGCCTGTTTATCCAGCAGCGGGGCGCTCAGGTGCTGACGGGCAAATGACAGCAGCATGGGTGCGTCCTGCTCAATGAGCGAAAGCGCTTCCTCGCGATTTTCCCACAGGGTCTCATCGGGATACTCAATCAGCAGCGCGATGATTTTGAGGATCTGCATTACTCTCCCTCCCCATGTTCGCGCACCTCGGTGATGTTGATGGCATCAATCCGGCTGCTGTTGAAGAGGTTAAATTTGGTGTCAGAGCCGTGGCAGCCGTCGCCAAAGGTGAAGCCGCAGCCGTTACGTTCCGGGAAGGCATCGCGCGCCATTTCACGGTGGCTGGTGGGGATCACGAAACGATCCTCATAGTTGGCGATGGCCAGATAGCGGTACATCTCTTCAACCTGTTCCACGGTAAGGCCTACCTCCTCAATCGCACGGGTGTCCGTGACGCCTTCTACCGTCTGGGAGCGCTTGTAGTGTCGCATCGCCATCATGCGTTTAAGGGCGCGCAGCACCGGGCCGGTATCTCCCGCGCTGAGCATGTTCGCCAGATACTGCACGGGAATGCGCAGGCTCTCTACGGCAGGCAGGACGCTGTCGCTCTGCGGCAGACCGCCTGCGTCAGCGTAGGACTGGATCGGTGACAGCGGCGGCACATACCAGACCATCGGCAGGGTGCGGTATTCCGGGTGCAGCGGCAGGGCCAGCTTCCAGTCCATCGCCATTTTGTAGACCGGGGAGCGCTGGGCCGCATCAATCACGTTCTGCGGAATGCCCTGTTTCAGCGCTTCTTCAATCACCGCCGGGTCGTTCGGGTTGAGGAACACGTCGCACTGGCGCTCGTAGAGATCGGTTTCATGCTCGGTACTGGCGGCCTCCTCAATACGGTCCGCGTCATACAGCAGCACGCCGAGATAGCGGATGCGCCCGACGCAGGTTTCCGAGCAGACGGTCGGCTGGCCGGATTCAATGCGCGGGTAGCAGAAGATGCATTTTTCTGACTTGCCGCTCTTCCAGTTGAAGTAGATCTTTTTGTACGGACAACCGCTGATGCACAGACGCCAGCCGCGGCATTTGTCCTGATCAATCAGCACAATGCCGTCCTCTTCGCGCTTGTAAATGGCGCCGCTCGGGCAGGTGGCGACGCAGCTTGGGTTCAGGCAGTGCTCGCACAGGCGCGGCAGGTACATCATGAAGGTGTTTTCAAACTGGCCGTACATCTCTTTCTGGATCTTCTGGAAGTTACGGTCGCGGGCGCGTTTTTCGAATTCGCCGCCCAGCAGCTCCTCCCAGTTGGGTCCCCAGACGATTTTATCCATCCGCTTGCCGTCAATCAGCGAGCGCGGGCGAGCGGTAGGGAGGTGATCCCCCTCCGGCGCGCGGTGCAGATCCTGATAGTCAAAGGTAAAGGGCTCATAGTAATCGTCAATCTGCGGCATGACGGGGTTAGAAAATATTTTCGACAGCACCCCCATTTTGCCGCCGAGACGCGGCGTCAGCTTACCGTGAATACCGCGGATCCAGCCGCCTTGCCACTCCTCCTGGTCTTCCCAGTTTTTCGGGTAGCCGATCCCCGGTTTGGTCTCGACGTTGTTAAACCACGCATACTCCATCCCTTCACGCCCGGTCCAGACGTTCTTACAGGTGACCGAGCAGGTGTGGCAGCCAATGCATTTATCGAGATTCAGTACCATGCCAACCTGTGAACGTATTTTCATTTTTTCGTCTCCTGTACCTGATCCCTACCTTCGCCATCCAGCCAGT is a window encoding:
- a CDS encoding flavin reductase family protein, with translation MNHFRPVELRHASRLLNHGPTVLITSRDETLDRRNVMAAAWSMPVEFEPPRIAIVVDKSTWSRELIERSGQFGIVIPGVSAANWTYAVGSVSGRDEDKFNCYGIPVVNGPALGLPVIEEKCLAWMECRLLPVTSAAEKYDTLFGEVVSAAADERAFVAGRWQFDGDKLNTLHHLGAGTFVASGKMVKALD
- the narW gene encoding nitrate reductase molybdenum cofactor assembly chaperone — protein: MQILKIIALLIEYPDETLWENREEALSLIEQDAPMLLSFARQHLSAPLLDKQAEWCEVFERGRATSLLLFEHVHAESRDRGQAMVDLMGQYEKAGLQLDCRELPDYLPLYLEYLSIVTDDEAREGLQNVAPILALIGGRLKQRGVAHYQLFDALLVLAGTRLSSDSVAKQVATEKRDDTRQALDAVWEEEQVKFIEDNATSCDSSPMQHYQRRFSQDVAPQYVDVSAGGPK
- the narI gene encoding respiratory nitrate reductase subunit gamma; amino-acid sequence: MTHYLNVFFYDIYPYICATVFFLGSWLRYDYGQYTWRASSSQMLSKRGMNWASNLFHIGILGIFFGHLFGMLTPHWMYAWFLPVAVKQQLAMIAGGICGVLTLIGGSMLLIRRLFNQRVRATSTTPDIIIMSILLIQCILGLTTIPFSAQYPDGSEMMKLVGWAQGIVTFKGGSSEMLSGVAPIFRVHLVLGMTIFLIFPFTRLVHVWSAPFEYFTRRYQVVRSRR
- the narH gene encoding nitrate reductase subunit beta — protein: MKIRSQVGMVLNLDKCIGCHTCSVTCKNVWTGREGMEYAWFNNVETKPGIGYPKNWEDQEEWQGGWIRGIHGKLTPRLGGKMGVLSKIFSNPVMPQIDDYYEPFTFDYQDLHRAPEGDHLPTARPRSLIDGKRMDKIVWGPNWEELLGGEFEKRARDRNFQKIQKEMYGQFENTFMMYLPRLCEHCLNPSCVATCPSGAIYKREEDGIVLIDQDKCRGWRLCISGCPYKKIYFNWKSGKSEKCIFCYPRIESGQPTVCSETCVGRIRYLGVLLYDADRIEEAASTEHETDLYERQCDVFLNPNDPAVIEEALKQGIPQNVIDAAQRSPVYKMAMDWKLALPLHPEYRTLPMVWYVPPLSPIQSYADAGGLPQSDSVLPAVESLRIPVQYLANMLSAGDTGPVLRALKRMMAMRHYKRSQTVEGVTDTRAIEEVGLTVEQVEEMYRYLAIANYEDRFVIPTSHREMARDAFPERNGCGFTFGDGCHGSDTKFNLFNSSRIDAINITEVREHGEGE
- the nhoA gene encoding N-hydroxyarylamine O-acetyltransferase; this encodes MSPFLTAYFARIGWKQPATVDIDTLRALHLHHNCAIPFENIDVVLPREIQLDDQSLVDKLVKARRGGYCFEQNGLFERVLREVGFTVRSVLGRVVLANPPQMPPRTHRLLLVELNGERWIADVGFGGQTLTAPIRLLANQEQETPHGLYRLLSEGNDWVLQFRHHEHWQSMYHFDLTTQYFSDYVMGNFWSAHWPQSHFRHHLLMCRHLPDGGKLTLTNFNFTHWQKGHVEEQIHLPDAAALYQLMQERFGLGVDDPKHGFSLAELTAVMAGFETHGK
- a CDS encoding isochorismatase family protein — protein: MKPFFRTALLIGMMSTFSTYASAQETTGTNSKTIRAMTGATATSSLSASQTALIVVDIQNEYYAGKNFRGQMVIPDGDKVLKNSQKLVSYAHQKGMQVYFVRHIAPKDSPLFAEGSVYAKFHQDLQPSAREAIITKATPSSFVGTDLDAQLKKKGIKKVIVIGLMTHMCISSTARDAVPLGYNVIIPEDATATRDLDDGQGGVVDHKALQRAALAGVADVFAEIMTTKDVMALPVTE